The genomic region CAGCACGGCGAAGGCGGCCGGGTCCAGCATCCGCTGCAGCAGCGCGGTCAGGGCGCGGAACAGCGTGCCGAGCCCGATCCCCGCCAGCACCATGATGTGCAGGCCGTGCGCTTCGCCCCGGAACATCCGGCCATAGAGCAGGGCCGACAGCGCCACCATCAGCGTGGCCTGCAGCACGAACCCGGCTTCGCGCGGCAACGTTCCGATGTTGCCGGCCAGGTGGATGGTCGTGGTCTGCACCAGCACGAACAGGGCGTCGAATCCCATCACCGAGGGGGTCAGGATGCGGTTGCCGGTCACGGTCTGGAACAGCACCGTCGCCACCCCGACGGCGCCGCCCACCAGCAGCAGGGCCAGCACCTTGGCGCCGCGGAAGGCCAGCACGAATCCCCAGTCGCCCCGCGCGCCGACGGTCATGAAGGCCGCGATCGCCAGCAGGGTCAGCACGGCCAGCAGCGCCAGCACGCGCAGGCAGCGTCGTTGCATCGCCGTCATCCCAGGTGCCGGCGTTCGCGCGCCAGCAGCCACAGGAAGGCGGCGGCGCCGAGGCTGCCGATCACCACGCCGATCGGGATTTCGTAGGGAAAACGGATCAGGCGGCCGGTGATGTCGCAGGCCAGCGCGGTGCCCGCCCCGAGCAGCGCCACCAGCGGCACCGACCGGCGCAGGTTGTCGCCGACCAGCAGGGCGATGACATTGGGCACCACCAACCCGAGGAAGGGGATGATGCCGACGGTGACGACCACGCTGGCCGAGACCCCGGCGACGATGAGCAGGCCCATCCCCACCACCCGGCGATGGTCCACACCCAGGCCGATCGCGGTGTCACGGCCGAGGCCGGCCACGGTGAAGCGGTCGGCCATGGCGGCGGCGAGCAGGGTCAGCGCGCCGGCGATCCACAGCAATTCGTAGCGCCCGGCCAGCACCTGGGAGAAATCGCCGGTGCGCCACGCCACCAGCGACTGCATCAGGTCGGTGCGATACGCGATGAAGGTGGTGGCGGCGTCGATGATGCCGCTCAGCACGATGCCGGTCAGCGGCACCACCAGCATCGAGCGCAGCCGGATCCGCCCCAGGATCGCCAGGAACAGCAGGGTCGCCCCCAGGCCGCCGGCGGCGGCGACCAGCATGCGGCCCCAGACCGGCAGGTCGGGCGCGAACAGCATCACCAGCACCATGCCCAGGCAGGCGCCCTCGACCGTGCCGGCCATGGCCGGCTCCACGTAGCGGTTGCGTACCATCATCTGCAGGATCAGCCCCGCCACCGCCGTTGCGGCGCCGGCGAAGATCAGCGCCAGCGTGCGCGGGACGCGGCTGGTGGTCAGCAGCATCAGCAGGCGCGCGGTGTCGCCGCCGGGGCCGCACAGCTCCGGCAGGTCCGCGACGCCGATGCAGACGCTGATGACGGCACAGACGAAGACCGCGGCGATGGCGGGCAGCAGGCTCTCCAGGCCGGCGGGCGGTTGCCGCGGCACCCTCAGGCGCCCCCCAGCACGTGGGCCATGTCGTCGACGATCGCCTGTTCGCTGGCGAGGCCACCACTGGTCAAATAAAACCGGACGGGATCGAGGAAGACGATCCGGCCGGCTTTCCCGGCCTTGGTCGCCGCGACCAGCGGCGTGTCGAGCAGGACGGCGGCCGGCCGGCCCGGCCGGCCCACCGCGGTGTCGCGGTCCACCACGAACAGCCAGTCGGGATCGGTGCGGGCGATGTATTCGGGGGAGACCGGCTGGCCGTGCGTGGCGGGCGGCAGCGCCGGATCGGCCGGCTGCAGCCCGAACATGTCGTGGAGCATGCCGAAGCGCGAGCCTGGCCCATAGGCGCTGATCCGCCCACCGCTGGTCAGCACGATCAGGGCCGTGCCCGCCGCCTCGCCACGCGCGCGCACCGCAGCAGTGGTGGCGCGCAGCCGTTCGAGCCGGGCTGCCACCTCCTCCTCCTTGCCGAAGATACGGCCGAGGGCGATGGCGTTGCGTTCCATGCTGCCGGTGAAGTCGCCGGGGTCGAGCGACAGCTCGATGGTGGGGGCGATGGTGGAGAGGGCGGCGTATTTGTCGTGCATGCGCGGCCCGGTGATGACCAGTCCCGGCCGCGCTGCCGCCACGGCTTCGAAATCGGGCTCGAACAGCGAGCCGATCCGCGCGTAGCTGCGGGCCTGGTAGCGGGCGAGGGCAGGCGGCATCCGCCAGTCCGGCACCCCGGCGACCGGCACGCCGAGCGCATCCAGCGTATCGAGCGCGCCCAGATCGAACACCAGCACCGGTGCGGGCAGGCGCCGCAGCGTGGTGCGGCCGTGCGCGTGCGCGACGGTCACGGTGTCCGCCTCCGCGGCGCCCGCCCCGCCGCCCGGCAGCAGCGTGGCCAGCAGGCCGGACACGAAGCCGGCCCGTGACAGTTTCATTCCGGCTGTACCGGTCTTTGGTTCACTGGGCATTGGACCTGCGATGCAACGTCAAGGAAGGGGGGTGTCGGCGAAGTCCCGCAGCCGGTCGCGCAGCAGCGCCAGCGCGCGCGCCATGTGGATTTCCACGGTGTTGCGCGCGATGCCGAGGCGGGTGGCGATCTCGGCGTAGCCGAGGCCGTGGAAGCGGTGCAGGATGAACACCTCGCGCGGGCGCGCCGGCATCGCCGCCAGCGCCGCGCGCAGCGCCGTCGCGGCCTCGGCCGAGAGCGCCTGGCGGAACGGGCCCGGTGCCGGGTCGGCCAGCAGGTCGGGCACCGTCTCGGAGGGTGCGCCCGCGCCATGGCGCAGCGCCTGCCGCTGTGTGTCGATGATACGGTTGCGCAGCATGCGATGCAGGAAGGCCCGTGCCGCGCCGATCGTCTCGCCCGTGCGCGTGCGTCCGTCGAGCGCTGCATACCGGGCGAACACCTCCTGCACGGCATCGGCCGCCGCCTCCCGGTTGCCCAGGCCATTGCGGGCGAGCCGGGTCAGTTCGGGGCCATAGAGGCGAAACAGCGCGTCCAGATCGTCCGACATCAGGGGCCGGCGCCCCGCCCGGTCGGGGGCAGGACCGTTGCCCGCGCAAATATTCTCCCCGATGCCGTAGGGGTGACGGCGGAGCGGGGCGTCTTGAGGGGCATGTCATCGCCCTTCGATTTCCCCATCGTGGTTGCGGCCGGAGTCCGGCCGTGAGCGAGGATCCCAAGGTCATCGCCGAGGAACAGGCGCTGGCCTGGTTCGTCCGGTTGCGGGCCGGGGACGCCAGCGAGGCCGATCGCGCCCGCTGCCGTGCCTGGCTGGCCGCCGATCCCATGCATCGCGCCGCCTGGGCGGAGCTGCGGCATCTGTGGGACGTGGTGGAGGTGTTGCGCCCGGAGGCCGGCAGGGTGATGGCCGGGGCGGTGCCGGCGCGCCTGGGCCGGCGCGCGCTCTGGCGCCCGGCGGCGATCGCGGCGGGGGTGACGCTGGTGCTCGGGGCCGGCGGGCTGGTCGGCAGCCGGGCCGGGTGGCTGCCGGCGGTGCTCTCGGCCGATGTCAGCACCCGCATCGGCGAGCGGCGGCACCTGGAGCTGGCCGACGGATCGCAGGCGGAACTGGATGCCGCTTCCGCCCTGGCCCTCGACATCGTGCCGCCGCGGCGCCGCGTGGTGTTGCTGGAAGGACGCGGCTTCTTCACCGTAGCGCCGGCGGCGCAGCCCTTCATCGTCGCCGCCGGTGAGGGTGAAGTACAGGCCGCGCGTTGCGCCTTCGACATCGGGATCGGTCCGCAGGGCGTCGCCGTCACGGTCGCCACCGGCGAACTGGCGGTCCGCTGCCCGGCCGGCGAGGCCATGCTGCGGGCCGGCGAGGGGCTGACTTACGATAGTGCGCGCCTGCACCGGATGCCGCCGGCCGATCCCGCTGATATCGGCGCCTGGCGCCAGGGGCGGCTGGTGTTCCGTGGCGCGACGCTGCGCGAGGTGGCGCGTACGCTGGAACGTTATCATCGCGGTCCCATCCTGATCACCAGCGCGGCGGTGGCCGGGCTGACGCTGACGGCGGTCTTCGAGGCGGATCGGGTGGAAGCGGCGCTTGCGGGCATCGAACGGGTTCTGCCGGTGCGGGTCCGACGGGTGGCGGGAATCGTCGTGCTGATCGGCGCCGCCTGACCCGGGACGGGAGGAGCAAAAAACGCGCTGCCCGACTTAGGGGGGAACGCCGCGTGGCACGTCTCAACCAGTATCGCGAATGATAGTCACTCGCAATCTGGGATCCGCCGTAACCGGCGGAGGTGAGGCAGGACGGCATGACGTTCGAACAGCGTGGCGCTGCAGGTGCATCCCGGCGAAAGGCCGTCGGGGGACGAAACCGGATATTGCTTGCTTCCACGGCGCTGACACTGGCGGCGGCGGTGCTGGCTTTTCCCGCGCAGGCGCAAGGCCCGGCCGCGCCTGCCATCCCCGCGCCGGCCGGGGTGGCAACATTGCCGGATTTCGATATTCCGGCGCAGCCCTTGCAGGATGCCTTGATCGGCTTTTCCCGACAGTCGGGGCTGCAGATCGTCGCGGCGGACACGCTGGTGCGGGGGCGGCAGTCCACTGCCGTCCTCGGTCGGCTCACGCCGTCGCAGGCATTGGAACGGCTGCTGATGGGCACCGGCCTGAGCGGGCAATTCACCGATCCGAAGACGGTGACGCTGCTGCCGGCGATGAGCAATGCCGGCGACATGACGTTGCCGGAAGTCAATGTGCAGGCGACCGCCTGGCACGCCTGGCAGCCGATCTCCGGCTATGTCGCGCCGCTGACCACCACCGGCACCAAGACCGACACGCCGCTGATCGAGGCGCCGCAATCCGTGGGCGTGGTCACGCGCGACCAGATCGACGACCAGGGCGCCCGGACGGTGGCGCAGGCGCTGCGCTACACCGCCGGCGTGCTGCCGGAAGTGCGGCCGAGCGCGCGCTACGACACGGTCTATGTGCGCGGCTTCGGCGGGCAGGGCACCAACGCGGCCTATGTGGGCTTCCTCGACGGGCTGCGGCAGCAACGGGGCGTTTCCTATGCCATTCCCAATGTCGATCCATGGTTGCTTGAGCGTATCGAGGTGCTGCGCGGCCCCGCCTCGGTGCTCTATGGCCAGACCGGCGCGGGTGGCCTGGTCAATCTCGTCAGCCGTCGTCCCACCGAAATGCCCACCCACGAGGTGCGGGTGGACGTGGGCAATGACGGCTATGCCCAGGGTGCCTTCGATTTCGGCGGCCCGCTGACCGGGGATGGCGATTTCCTCTATCGCCTGACCGGCGTCGGCCAGATGAGCGACACGCAGTACGACTTCAGCAAGGAGCGCCGCCTTGCCATCGCGCCGGCGGTGACCTGGAAGCCCGACCAGGACACCACGCTGACGCTGCTTGCCAACTACCAGTACGATCCCGATGGCGGCTTCTACAATTTCGTGCCGGCGACCGGCACGGTGACCGCCAACCCCTATGGCACGCTGCCGTCCGGTTTCTTCGCCGGCGATCCGAACTGGAACCGCTACCAGCGCCGCGCCGGCTCCATCGGCTATCAGTTCGAGCGCCGCATCGACGATGTCTGGACGGTGCGGCAGAATTTCCGGTACCAGCACATCAGCAGCGAGTTCCGTGCGGTGTCCGGCCGCGCCGTCGCCGCCAACCAGCGCACGCTGACGCGGATCGCCACCCAGTCGATCGAGGAAGCCAACACGGTGGCGCTCGACAACCAGGTGCAGGCCAGCTTCGCCACCGGCCCGCTGTTCCATACCGTGCTGACCGGGCTCGATTGGAGTTACAGTTCCGCCAGCCGCAAGCTGGGCAGCGTGACCGCGCCCTCGCTCGATCTGTTCGCGCCGGTCTACAATGTCAGGATTCCGGTGATTCCGCTGGCCACCACGCTGCAGGACCAGGACCAGCTCGGTGGCTATCTGCAGGACCAGATGGCCTTCGGCCGCTGGCGCCTGAACATCGGGGTGCGGCTCGACCGTGCCACCACCGAGACGGTGACGGTCGCCACCGGGGCCCGCACCACCCAGACGGACAACGCCGTCACCTGGCGGACCGGCCTGCTGTACCTGTTCGACAACGGGCTCGCGCCCTATGTCAGTTACGCCACCTCGTTCCTGCCCAACAGCGGCACCTATTCGCCCGCGCGCGGCGGCGGTGCCTTCAAGCCCACCACCGGCGAGCTGTTCGAGACCGGCGTGAAATTCCAGCCAGCCGGGTACAACAGCTTCGTGCAGGCGGCGCTGTTCCAGATCACCCAGCAGAACGTGCTGACCACCGATCCGCTGAACAGCAGCTACAGCACCCAGACCGGCGAAATCCGGTCCCGCGGCTTCGAACTGGAAGGGCGGGCGAGCCTGACGGACAGCCTCGATCTCATCGGCACCTACGCCTATACCGACGCCCGCATCACCCGCTCCACCGTGGCCGGGGTCAGCGGCAACCAGGCTCCGTCGGTGCCCGAGCACATGGCCTCGGCCTGGGCCGACTACAGTTTTCGCGAAGGCCGGCTTGCCGGCTTCGGGATCGGGGCCGGCATCCGCTACATCGGCTCTGCCCCCGGCGACGAGGCGAACAGCTTCCGCGTGCCCGGCTTCGCGCTGTTCGACGCCGCCATCCGCTACGATCTCGGCGCCCTGCACGACAAGCTGAAGGGCACGCAGCTCGCGCTCAATGCCAGCAACCTCTTCGACAAGGAGTACATCTCCAGTTGCTCCACCGCGACCACCTGCTTCTTCGGCAATCGCCGGACCGTCATCGGTTCGCTGAGCTATCGATGGTGAGCGGCCTGCAGGTGCCGCGCCGGGGGCTGGGCCTCGGCGCGGCGGCGCTGCTGGCGATGGGGGCCGCGCCGGTCCCGGCGCCTGTCGCCATTCCCCGCAGCCTGTACTGGGACCTGCCGGTGGGCGAGGGCGGCTGGCGCGTGCAGGTCGGCTGGCCGGAGACGGAGCCGCCGCCCAGTGGTTTCCCGGTGCTGTACCTGCTCGACGGCAACGCCCATTTCGGCACGGCGGTGGAGGCGATACGGCTGCAGGCGCGGCGGGGCGATGTGACCGGTGTCCGGCCCGGCGTGATCGTCGCGCTCGGTTATCCCACCGACGATGCCGCAACGATCATGCGGCGCCGCCAG from Rhodovastum atsumiense harbors:
- a CDS encoding iron chelate uptake ABC transporter family permease subunit, with the translated sequence MQRRCLRVLALLAVLTLLAIAAFMTVGARGDWGFVLAFRGAKVLALLLVGGAVGVATVLFQTVTGNRILTPSVMGFDALFVLVQTTTIHLAGNIGTLPREAGFVLQATLMVALSALLYGRMFRGEAHGLHIMVLAGIGLGTLFRALTALLQRMLDPAAFAVLQGRLFADFNRAELDLLAVAALAMAATGVMALRDLHRFDVIALGREPAIGLGVEYRPAVRRMLGMVAVLVAVPTALVGPIGFLGLLVANLAYRIMPSSRHAVVLPAAALLGMLALLLGQLVLERVLGLGAALSIVIEFAGGVLFLLLLLRGARG
- a CDS encoding ABC transporter permease, whose translation is MPRQPPAGLESLLPAIAAVFVCAVISVCIGVADLPELCGPGGDTARLLMLLTTSRVPRTLALIFAGAATAVAGLILQMMVRNRYVEPAMAGTVEGACLGMVLVMLFAPDLPVWGRMLVAAAGGLGATLLFLAILGRIRLRSMLVVPLTGIVLSGIIDAATTFIAYRTDLMQSLVAWRTGDFSQVLAGRYELLWIAGALTLLAAAMADRFTVAGLGRDTAIGLGVDHRRVVGMGLLIVAGVSASVVVTVGIIPFLGLVVPNVIALLVGDNLRRSVPLVALLGAGTALACDITGRLIRFPYEIPIGVVIGSLGAAAFLWLLARERRHLG
- a CDS encoding siderophore ABC transporter substrate-binding protein, producing MKLSRAGFVSGLLATLLPGGGAGAAEADTVTVAHAHGRTTLRRLPAPVLVFDLGALDTLDALGVPVAGVPDWRMPPALARYQARSYARIGSLFEPDFEAVAAARPGLVITGPRMHDKYAALSTIAPTIELSLDPGDFTGSMERNAIALGRIFGKEEEVAARLERLRATTAAVRARGEAAGTALIVLTSGGRISAYGPGSRFGMLHDMFGLQPADPALPPATHGQPVSPEYIARTDPDWLFVVDRDTAVGRPGRPAAVLLDTPLVAATKAGKAGRIVFLDPVRFYLTSGGLASEQAIVDDMAHVLGGA
- a CDS encoding RNA polymerase sigma factor, giving the protein MSDDLDALFRLYGPELTRLARNGLGNREAAADAVQEVFARYAALDGRTRTGETIGAARAFLHRMLRNRIIDTQRQALRHGAGAPSETVPDLLADPAPGPFRQALSAEAATALRAALAAMPARPREVFILHRFHGLGYAEIATRLGIARNTVEIHMARALALLRDRLRDFADTPLP
- a CDS encoding FecR family protein, with the translated sequence MSEDPKVIAEEQALAWFVRLRAGDASEADRARCRAWLAADPMHRAAWAELRHLWDVVEVLRPEAGRVMAGAVPARLGRRALWRPAAIAAGVTLVLGAGGLVGSRAGWLPAVLSADVSTRIGERRHLELADGSQAELDAASALALDIVPPRRRVVLLEGRGFFTVAPAAQPFIVAAGEGEVQAARCAFDIGIGPQGVAVTVATGELAVRCPAGEAMLRAGEGLTYDSARLHRMPPADPADIGAWRQGRLVFRGATLREVARTLERYHRGPILITSAAVAGLTLTAVFEADRVEAALAGIERVLPVRVRRVAGIVVLIGAA
- a CDS encoding TonB-dependent siderophore receptor, producing MLASTALTLAAAVLAFPAQAQGPAAPAIPAPAGVATLPDFDIPAQPLQDALIGFSRQSGLQIVAADTLVRGRQSTAVLGRLTPSQALERLLMGTGLSGQFTDPKTVTLLPAMSNAGDMTLPEVNVQATAWHAWQPISGYVAPLTTTGTKTDTPLIEAPQSVGVVTRDQIDDQGARTVAQALRYTAGVLPEVRPSARYDTVYVRGFGGQGTNAAYVGFLDGLRQQRGVSYAIPNVDPWLLERIEVLRGPASVLYGQTGAGGLVNLVSRRPTEMPTHEVRVDVGNDGYAQGAFDFGGPLTGDGDFLYRLTGVGQMSDTQYDFSKERRLAIAPAVTWKPDQDTTLTLLANYQYDPDGGFYNFVPATGTVTANPYGTLPSGFFAGDPNWNRYQRRAGSIGYQFERRIDDVWTVRQNFRYQHISSEFRAVSGRAVAANQRTLTRIATQSIEEANTVALDNQVQASFATGPLFHTVLTGLDWSYSSASRKLGSVTAPSLDLFAPVYNVRIPVIPLATTLQDQDQLGGYLQDQMAFGRWRLNIGVRLDRATTETVTVATGARTTQTDNAVTWRTGLLYLFDNGLAPYVSYATSFLPNSGTYSPARGGGAFKPTTGELFETGVKFQPAGYNSFVQAALFQITQQNVLTTDPLNSSYSTQTGEIRSRGFELEGRASLTDSLDLIGTYAYTDARITRSTVAGVSGNQAPSVPEHMASAWADYSFREGRLAGFGIGAGIRYIGSAPGDEANSFRVPGFALFDAAIRYDLGALHDKLKGTQLALNASNLFDKEYISSCSTATTCFFGNRRTVIGSLSYRW